One Polycladomyces zharkentensis genomic region harbors:
- a CDS encoding cytochrome c biogenesis protein ResB → MENTKCRCGHNNPVGTILCEYCGKPLEEDNDEKRPLEMRYEGKARRSQTYQTTWFDRVWNFFSSVKVAIVLILITLIASAIGTILPQERYVPSPDPAQYYVEQYGIWGEWFYKLGLSSMYDSWWYVTLLAMIGISLVVCSLDRVIPLYKALKNQQVTKDLSFISRQKVSHTLEVPEEERDALLDRLASQLQNRRFHVRREGHALLAEKGRISRWGPYINHIGLILFLFGALLRLVPGWYLDQFVWVREGEMAKVPEMPYYVKNNKAEVEFYDPKELPGKKENAQPTVKQYKSDITLMRQDPQTGRLEPVSRKMIMVNHPMEYKGLMLFQSGFQPNQPVSLQMTVTDKKTKKSVGTFTVNLYHPKESYPLQNGGTVRILNYFPDFTMEGDRPATKSEFPNRPAFVFEVITPELKQGEKSWMIAQTNLDDINRNNRYDINMTGLQVVDQSGLMVRVDKSLPVIFFGAAVCMIGLVMGFYWQHRRVWLRWHEGRLYLGAHTNKNWFGLKREVEQIAERAGLKLSLTQLGQE, encoded by the coding sequence ATGGAAAACACCAAATGCAGATGCGGACACAATAACCCCGTCGGTACCATACTGTGCGAGTACTGCGGAAAGCCGCTGGAAGAGGACAACGATGAGAAGCGTCCGTTGGAGATGAGATATGAGGGGAAGGCCCGCCGGTCCCAAACCTATCAAACGACGTGGTTTGACCGGGTGTGGAACTTTTTTTCTTCGGTAAAAGTGGCGATCGTGCTGATCCTCATCACGCTGATCGCTTCGGCGATCGGTACGATTTTGCCGCAGGAGCGTTATGTGCCGTCACCCGATCCTGCTCAATATTACGTGGAGCAGTACGGAATTTGGGGTGAGTGGTTCTACAAGCTGGGTCTGTCCAGCATGTATGATTCATGGTGGTATGTCACCTTGCTGGCCATGATCGGCATCTCATTGGTCGTATGCAGCCTGGATCGCGTGATCCCGCTGTACAAAGCGTTGAAAAACCAGCAAGTGACCAAGGACCTCTCGTTTATTTCCCGCCAAAAAGTGAGTCATACGCTGGAAGTACCTGAAGAAGAACGGGATGCATTGCTCGACCGGTTGGCGAGCCAATTGCAAAACCGGCGCTTTCACGTGCGCCGGGAAGGACATGCCCTGCTGGCCGAGAAAGGACGGATCAGCCGTTGGGGCCCCTATATCAATCATATCGGGCTGATTCTCTTTTTGTTTGGTGCATTGTTGCGCTTGGTACCCGGTTGGTACCTGGACCAGTTTGTATGGGTGCGTGAGGGCGAAATGGCCAAGGTGCCGGAGATGCCCTATTATGTGAAGAATAATAAGGCGGAAGTGGAGTTCTACGATCCGAAAGAACTGCCGGGCAAAAAGGAGAATGCCCAACCGACCGTGAAACAGTACAAATCAGATATCACGCTGATGCGGCAAGATCCGCAGACCGGGCGATTGGAACCGGTATCACGCAAGATGATCATGGTAAATCATCCGATGGAATACAAGGGTTTGATGCTGTTCCAGTCGGGATTTCAGCCCAACCAGCCCGTATCGCTGCAGATGACGGTGACGGATAAGAAGACGAAAAAAAGCGTCGGTACGTTTACCGTCAATCTGTATCACCCCAAAGAGTCCTATCCGCTTCAAAACGGGGGAACCGTGCGGATTTTGAACTATTTCCCCGACTTTACGATGGAAGGGGATCGACCGGCGACCAAATCGGAGTTTCCCAACCGTCCGGCTTTCGTTTTTGAGGTGATCACGCCGGAATTGAAGCAGGGTGAGAAGTCCTGGATGATTGCGCAGACCAACCTGGACGATATCAATCGAAACAATCGGTATGACATCAATATGACCGGGTTGCAGGTGGTTGACCAGTCCGGGCTGATGGTACGCGTGGACAAAAGCTTGCCTGTCATCTTTTTCGGCGCGGCGGTCTGTATGATCGGTCTGGTGATGGGCTTTTACTGGCAACATCGACGGGTCTGGCTGCGTTGGCACGAGGGCAGACTGTATTTGGGCGCTCATACCAATAAAAACTGGTTCGGACTGAAACGCGAGGTGGAACAGATCGCTGAACGGGCAGGCCTGAAGTTGTCTTTGACCCAGCTTGGGCAGGAGTGA
- a CDS encoding pseudouridine synthase: MERLQKVLAHAGVASRRKCENMILDGRVRVNGETVTELGRKVDPALDRIEVDGKPIMTERKRTFLFYKPLRVITSMSDPQGRPTVADYFREIDERVYPVGRLDYDTEGLLLMTNDGELANRLTHPKYEADKCYLATVKGHPSEEQLDQLRRGIRLEDGWTAPAQVRRVKERRNTTVLEIVIHEGRNRQVRRMCEAIGHPVVHLIRTRIAFLTLGSMKPGTYRELKPRELERLKRLLDL; this comes from the coding sequence ATGGAGCGATTGCAAAAGGTTTTGGCGCATGCGGGGGTGGCCTCGCGTCGGAAATGCGAAAACATGATTTTGGACGGACGGGTTCGTGTCAATGGGGAAACGGTCACGGAGCTGGGGAGAAAGGTGGATCCGGCGCTGGATCGGATCGAAGTGGACGGCAAACCGATCATGACGGAACGGAAGCGGACCTTTTTGTTCTACAAACCGCTTCGTGTGATCACCAGCATGTCCGATCCGCAGGGACGCCCAACGGTGGCCGATTATTTCCGTGAGATCGATGAGCGGGTGTACCCGGTGGGACGATTGGATTATGATACCGAGGGATTGTTGCTGATGACGAATGACGGGGAGCTGGCCAACCGGCTGACGCATCCCAAATACGAGGCGGATAAATGTTACTTGGCCACGGTAAAAGGTCATCCGTCGGAGGAACAGTTGGATCAATTGCGCCGCGGGATTCGGCTGGAGGACGGGTGGACCGCTCCGGCCCAAGTGCGTCGGGTGAAGGAACGTCGCAACACCACTGTGTTGGAGATCGTCATCCATGAAGGGCGCAACCGTCAGGTCCGCCGTATGTGCGAGGCGATCGGGCACCCGGTGGTTCATCTGATCCGGACGCGGATCGCCTTTCTGACACTGGGATCGATGAAACCGGGAACCTATCGTGAGCTGAAGCCCCGTGAACTGGAGCGGCTCAAGCGTTTGTTGGATCTCTAG
- a CDS encoding DUF2642 domain-containing protein has protein sequence MSDYQHLIGKYIDIEISGKNFCKGTLLDIGLDIIVVYNNKTQQFFYIPIVHIQRLKEATMDETLPFVSQPEIPLASESISFRKILTNAKGQFVQIYVTGNKSIHGYLTSIMNDYFVFYSPAYKTLFISMHHVKWLIPYNNQETTPYSLSHQHLPVNPTSIPLARTFEEQCKKLENHIVVIDGGDNSEKIGLVQKVGNNRLALVTAERETVYWNLQHIKTIHLP, from the coding sequence ATGAGTGATTATCAGCATCTTATTGGAAAATATATAGATATCGAGATATCAGGGAAAAATTTCTGCAAAGGCACCCTGCTTGATATCGGGTTGGATATCATTGTTGTATACAATAACAAAACCCAACAATTCTTCTATATTCCGATTGTTCATATTCAGCGGTTGAAGGAAGCCACAATGGATGAAACACTCCCGTTTGTCTCTCAACCGGAAATACCGCTTGCCAGTGAATCCATTTCATTTCGTAAAATATTAACAAACGCCAAAGGACAATTTGTTCAAATATACGTGACGGGGAACAAATCGATTCATGGATATTTGACCAGCATCATGAATGACTACTTTGTCTTTTATTCTCCCGCGTACAAAACATTGTTTATTTCCATGCACCATGTCAAATGGCTGATTCCCTACAATAATCAAGAGACAACGCCTTATTCACTGAGCCATCAGCACCTTCCCGTCAACCCCACTTCCATTCCATTGGCCAGGACCTTTGAAGAGCAATGCAAAAAATTGGAGAATCATATTGTGGTCATCGATGGTGGGGACAACAGTGAAAAAATCGGACTTGTGCAGAAGGTCGGAAATAACAGGCTGGCTCTTGTCACAGCGGAAAGGGAAACGGTGTATTGGAATTTACAGCACATCAAAACGATCCATTTACCTTAG
- a CDS encoding arsenic transporter, with the protein MFQPMVWMTVFSFLATLFFLFWRPGGINEAVPATIGAILVLLSGSVSVSELGQISETISGAAITIMATIVMATVLESFGFFHWMAEKLAAKARGSGIRLFWYVNLLCFIMTVYFNNDGSILITTPILLFLLNNMRLKNHEKIPYLLSGALVATASSAPIGVSNIVNLIALKIVHMDLYMHTAMMFVPATLGLLFLVLLLFLRFYKVLPRVVPTTVIGFTNPTYHPLKMPASSSSEKERSRFMRNILIFVFAVRISLFVASYFGIPVSVMAVIGSLILLGWRWIYFKISPTDMLKKTPWYIFIFAFSMYVIIYGLHNIGLTKWLIHFMQPMVSGSLLHASVMMGVLLSLLSNIFNNHPALMVGTLTLTNMHLDPLTLKISYLANVIGSDMGSLLLPIGTLATLMWMHIVKRGKVKITWGQYVKITLLVVPPATLVTLVVLYYWVSWLF; encoded by the coding sequence ATGTTTCAGCCCATGGTTTGGATGACCGTTTTTTCTTTTTTGGCTACGCTTTTCTTTCTTTTTTGGAGACCCGGCGGGATCAATGAAGCGGTTCCAGCCACGATCGGTGCGATTCTTGTTTTGCTCAGTGGAAGTGTTTCCGTTTCAGAGCTGGGTCAAATATCGGAAACAATCAGCGGTGCAGCCATCACCATTATGGCAACGATCGTGATGGCCACTGTCTTGGAAAGCTTTGGATTCTTTCACTGGATGGCGGAGAAACTTGCTGCCAAAGCGAGAGGATCAGGCATACGCCTGTTCTGGTATGTCAACCTGTTGTGTTTTATCATGACGGTTTACTTCAATAATGATGGCAGTATTTTGATCACGACACCGATTTTGCTGTTCTTGCTGAATAACATGAGATTGAAAAACCATGAAAAAATACCGTATTTGTTGTCCGGTGCTTTGGTCGCAACTGCTTCCAGCGCCCCCATTGGAGTAAGTAATATTGTGAATTTAATCGCACTGAAAATTGTGCATATGGATTTGTATATGCATACGGCGATGATGTTTGTTCCCGCCACGCTTGGATTGTTGTTCCTGGTTCTGCTGTTGTTTCTTCGTTTTTACAAAGTCCTTCCAAGAGTGGTCCCTACTACCGTCATCGGCTTCACAAATCCAACTTATCATCCGCTCAAAATGCCCGCTTCATCGTCCTCGGAAAAGGAACGTTCCCGATTTATGCGCAACATCCTCATTTTCGTGTTTGCCGTCCGCATCAGCCTCTTTGTCGCTTCTTATTTTGGGATTCCCGTCTCTGTCATGGCGGTCATCGGCTCTCTCATCTTGTTGGGATGGAGATGGATTTACTTCAAGATATCCCCGACCGATATGCTGAAAAAAACGCCTTGGTATATCTTCATTTTCGCCTTCAGTATGTACGTCATCATTTACGGCTTGCATAACATAGGGTTAACGAAGTGGCTCATTCATTTCATGCAACCCATGGTTTCCGGAAGCCTGCTGCATGCGAGTGTGATGATGGGGGTGCTTCTGTCTCTTCTGTCCAATATATTTAATAATCATCCTGCACTGATGGTTGGAACACTCACGTTAACCAATATGCATCTCGACCCGCTCACCCTAAAAATCTCCTATCTCGCCAATGTCATCGGAAGCGATATGGGATCGTTACTTCTTCCCATAGGTACGCTGGCGACGTTGATGTGGATGCATATCGTAAAACGCGGAAAAGTCAAGATTACGTGGGGGCAGTATGTAAAAATTACGCTTTTGGTCGTTCCACCTGCAACGCTGGTTACGTTGGTTGTCTTGTATTACTGGGTTTCTTGGCTGTTTTAG
- a CDS encoding spore maturation protein yields MVEVVSFLSKLMLPAILAFIPLYATFRKVPVYESFTEGAKEGFPTAIQLIPHLVGMMVAVSVFRETGALHFYLRLLSPLVDGIHFPKEVIPLAVLRPISGAGSLAFVESIFRTYGPDSFLGRLASTMQGSTDTTLYVLTVYFGAVGIRRTLYAVKVGLWADLAGMLASWFIVVMVYG; encoded by the coding sequence GTGGTCGAAGTTGTCTCTTTTTTGTCCAAGCTGATGTTGCCTGCCATTTTGGCGTTCATTCCCCTGTATGCCACATTTCGCAAAGTGCCGGTGTATGAAAGTTTTACGGAAGGGGCCAAGGAAGGCTTCCCCACCGCGATTCAGCTCATTCCCCACTTGGTCGGAATGATGGTGGCGGTTTCCGTTTTTCGGGAAACAGGTGCGCTTCATTTTTACCTACGCTTATTGTCGCCATTGGTGGATGGGATTCATTTCCCGAAGGAAGTGATTCCGCTCGCGGTGTTGCGCCCGATTAGTGGTGCCGGTTCACTGGCATTTGTTGAAAGCATCTTTCGTACATATGGGCCGGATTCGTTTCTCGGGCGGCTGGCTTCCACGATGCAGGGAAGTACGGACACGACGCTGTACGTGCTGACCGTTTACTTTGGTGCGGTTGGCATCCGGCGCACGCTGTATGCCGTCAAGGTGGGATTGTGGGCCGACTTGGCGGGGATGCTGGCGTCCTGGTTCATAGTGGTGATGGTGTATGGTTGA
- a CDS encoding nucleoside recognition domain-containing protein, whose product MVNYIWMFMIASGVVAAALQGRLDLVTSAALKGAKEGVAVCIGLISILVFWMGMMRIAQDAGLLEKLARLLRPLVRVLFPSVPPDHPAMGYILSNMTANLFGLGNAATPMGIKAMEELQKLNPNPKTASPAMCTLLALNTSGFTLIPATIIGIRMKYGSVDPTEIIGTTLFATGCATLTAILVDRLYRSQWEKRSGH is encoded by the coding sequence GTGGTTAATTACATATGGATGTTCATGATCGCCAGCGGAGTGGTGGCTGCCGCCCTGCAGGGGAGATTGGATCTGGTCACGTCCGCCGCGTTGAAGGGAGCCAAGGAAGGGGTGGCCGTCTGTATCGGCCTGATCAGCATTTTGGTGTTTTGGATGGGGATGATGCGGATCGCACAGGACGCCGGGCTGTTGGAGAAGCTGGCCCGGCTGCTGCGGCCGCTGGTACGTGTGTTGTTTCCGTCGGTACCGCCGGATCATCCGGCGATGGGTTACATTTTGTCCAATATGACGGCCAACCTGTTTGGTCTCGGTAATGCGGCCACCCCCATGGGCATCAAGGCGATGGAAGAATTGCAGAAGCTCAACCCAAACCCAAAAACGGCTTCCCCGGCCATGTGCACCCTGCTCGCCCTGAATACCTCCGGATTTACGCTGATTCCGGCGACGATTATCGGGATTCGCATGAAATACGGATCGGTCGATCCGACGGAAATTATCGGAACGACCTTGTTTGCAACCGGATGCGCGACACTGACGGCGATCCTGGTGGACCGCCTCTATCGCAGTCAATGGGAGAAACGGTCCGGTCACTAG
- a CDS encoding D-alanyl-D-alanine carboxypeptidase family protein produces the protein MRHFRGGAFILLIIGLIGSLGWGWGSSEPRVSAYAAAMIDVQSGRLLYAKHADERLPIASLTKIMTAIVAIENSRLTDKVSVPPEAVGVEGSSIYLKAGEQIRMGDLLYGLMLRSGNDAAVAIARHVGGSVEGFVYMMNEKAAYLGLENTHFANPHGLDAPDHYSSAADLARLTAYALKNPTFREIVRTQVKTVPWPGEEWHRKWYNKNKMLRFYKGADGVKTGFTKKARRTLVSSATRNGRQLVTVTLNAPDDWNDSMQLLEYGFQRFHPVELVKKGQAFQTVKGEKKGELVLRVTAERPFVYPLTEEERHQVSVEPVLSYPLKKMDREGLRVGTVRVLVNGQPVGAVPLVTRYQDEPSVFSEWMDVFRNLMGMGAGGSG, from the coding sequence ATGCGGCATTTCAGAGGTGGGGCGTTTATCCTTTTGATCATCGGACTGATCGGCTCGCTCGGTTGGGGATGGGGCTCGTCTGAGCCCCGGGTGAGTGCTTATGCGGCGGCGATGATCGATGTGCAGTCCGGTCGACTGTTATATGCCAAACATGCGGATGAGCGCTTGCCAATCGCCAGTTTGACCAAAATCATGACGGCCATCGTGGCGATTGAAAACAGCCGTCTCACCGACAAGGTGAGCGTTCCTCCCGAGGCGGTCGGTGTGGAAGGTTCGTCGATTTACCTGAAAGCGGGTGAACAGATTCGGATGGGGGATCTGTTGTACGGCCTGATGCTCCGATCCGGCAATGATGCGGCGGTGGCGATCGCCCGGCATGTCGGCGGATCGGTGGAAGGGTTCGTCTACATGATGAATGAGAAGGCGGCCTATCTCGGATTGGAAAACACCCATTTCGCCAATCCGCACGGACTGGATGCACCGGATCATTATTCCTCCGCTGCAGATTTGGCGCGGCTGACCGCTTATGCGTTGAAAAACCCCACTTTTCGGGAAATTGTCAGGACGCAGGTAAAAACCGTTCCGTGGCCGGGAGAAGAATGGCACCGCAAATGGTATAACAAAAACAAGATGCTCCGATTTTACAAAGGCGCGGACGGGGTCAAGACGGGATTCACCAAAAAAGCGCGTCGAACGTTGGTTTCTTCCGCCACGCGGAATGGCAGGCAGTTGGTGACCGTTACGTTGAACGCACCCGATGACTGGAATGATTCGATGCAATTGCTGGAGTACGGATTTCAGCGTTTCCATCCCGTCGAGCTGGTGAAAAAGGGGCAAGCCTTCCAGACGGTAAAAGGGGAGAAAAAAGGAGAGCTGGTGTTGCGAGTGACCGCCGAGCGACCGTTCGTTTATCCGTTGACGGAGGAGGAACGGCATCAAGTATCTGTCGAACCGGTGCTTTCCTATCCGCTGAAAAAAATGGATCGCGAGGGGCTGCGTGTGGGGACGGTCCGCGTGCTGGTGAACGGCCAACCCGTCGGTGCGGTTCCGCTTGTGACACGGTATCAAGACGAGCCTTCCGTCTTTTCCGAATGGATGGACGTGTTTCGGAACCTGATGGGAATGGGGGCGGGGGGCAGTGGTTAA